The following coding sequences are from one Humulus lupulus chromosome X, drHumLupu1.1, whole genome shotgun sequence window:
- the LOC133806308 gene encoding protein FAR1-RELATED SEQUENCE 5-like: MGDEGPWICKEFQPLHNHDKAALDELRFLRSNRSVSETLVAQVRSMNQVGIRTSHIISHLAMQSGGYERMPCQLRDVYNKVTHVKRKEKRCTDSDGALGYLECLSKRDPNFFIQYQCDMDNRLGNLFWVDRYSRRDFVAFGEVIGFDTTYMTNKYNKPLTIILDVNHHFKTCIFGMALLNSEDEQTYFWLLDKFIECHNHVTPKVVVTDGDGAIKNAVLKYFPNATHRLCAWHLCTNALKISKDPRFLQGFQDVMYNYYTIEEFMQKWGELIHNFDLHSSQLHQHLSQSSFMGRDIPKREICRRNADQPKM, from the coding sequence ATGGGCGATGAGGGTCCGTGGATTTGCAAGGAATTTCAACCTCTGCACAACCATGACAAGGCAGCATTAGATGAGTTGCGATTTCTGAGATCAAACCGTTCCGTGTCAGAAACCCTAGTTGCTCAAGTGAGGTCAATGAACCAAGTTgggataagaacttcacacatcaTCTCCCACTTGGCAATGCAGTCTGGTGGGTACGAAAGGATGCCTTGCCAGCTACGAGACGTTTACAACAAGGTCACCCATgtcaaaagaaaagagaaaagatgTACAGATTCAGATGGTGCTTTGGGATATTTGGAATGTCTGTCAAAGAGGGATCCAAATTTCTTCATTCAATATCAatgtgacatggacaacagaTTGGGGAACCTATTCTGGGTGGACAGATATTCTCGACGGGATTTCGTCGCATTCGGTGAGGTTATTGGATTTGACACAACATATATgacaaacaaatataataaaccCCTGACAATTATTTTGGACGTCAATCATCATTTCAAGACCTGCATATTTGGAATGGCGCTGCTTAACTCTGAGGATGAGCAAACTTACTTTTGGTTGCTTGACAAATTTATTGAATGCCACAATCATGTAACACCAAAGGTTGTGGTGACAGATGGAGATGGAGCTATCAAAAATGCTGTCTTGAAGTACTTCCCAAATGCAACTCATCGGTTGTGTGCGTGGCACCTGTGTACCAACGCTTTAAAAATTTCAAAAGACCCCCGATTCTTACAAGGATTTCAAGATGTCATGTACAACTATTACACAATAGAGGAATTCATGCAAAAATGGGGGGAATTAATACACAATTTTGACCTCCATTCTAGCCAATTGCACCAACACTTATCACAGTCGTCGTTCATGGGCAGAGACATACCTAAGAGGGAAATTTGTCGCCGGAATGCGGACCAACCAAAGATGTGA